Proteins encoded in a region of the Salipiger sp. CCB-MM3 genome:
- a CDS encoding ATP-binding cassette domain-containing protein, producing MIMGSSHRRRRHARPGLIEISLKHRQGDFLLDVDLLLEARGVTGLIGRSGAGKSTLFSCLAGHIRPSGGYISLNGRSLFDAATGLSVAPARRGIGVVFQDGVLFPHMSVGKNLAYGASNVGTGFWDEVIDALELRPLLRARPGRLSGGERQRAAIARALMAEPELLLLDEPVSALDLALKARTLDLIAEVQARTQVPMIFISHAPQEVRRLCSKVITLCDGRAEVAPVPVAGAVHDLVPLRLASVGAGARAGLATGG from the coding sequence ATGATCATGGGGTCCTCGCACCGCAGGCGGCGGCACGCGCGTCCGGGGCTGATCGAGATCAGCCTCAAGCACCGGCAGGGCGATTTTCTGCTCGACGTTGATCTGCTGCTCGAAGCGCGCGGCGTGACCGGGCTCATCGGGCGCTCGGGGGCGGGCAAATCAACACTCTTCTCCTGTCTCGCCGGGCACATCCGGCCCTCGGGCGGCTATATCAGCCTCAACGGACGCAGCCTTTTCGACGCGGCGACGGGCCTGTCGGTCGCGCCCGCGCGGCGCGGCATTGGCGTGGTGTTTCAAGATGGCGTGCTGTTCCCGCATATGAGCGTCGGCAAGAACCTTGCCTATGGCGCCAGCAACGTCGGCACGGGTTTTTGGGATGAGGTGATCGACGCGCTGGAGCTACGCCCGCTGCTGCGCGCCCGGCCCGGTCGGCTGTCGGGCGGAGAGCGGCAGCGCGCGGCGATCGCGCGGGCGCTGATGGCCGAACCGGAATTGCTGCTCCTCGACGAGCCGGTCTCGGCGCTCGACCTGGCGCTGAAGGCGCGCACTCTGGATCTGATCGCCGAGGTGCAGGCCCGCACGCAGGTGCCGATGATCTTCATCAGCCACGCCCCGCAAGAGGTGCGGCGCCTGTGCAGCAAGGTCATCACGCTTTGCGATGGGCGGGCCGAGGTTGCGCCGGTGCCGGTGGCGGGCGCGGTGCATGATCTGGTGCCGCTGCGTCTGGCGTCGGTGGGGGCTGGGGCACGCGCGGGTCTGGCGACCGGCGGCTGA